The Natator depressus isolate rNatDep1 chromosome 23, rNatDep2.hap1, whole genome shotgun sequence sequence GGGACCCTCTCCTTAgtcccacccagcagcagctgtaaatCAGGCCCTGCCCTGTATTGGTGGAGCCCccacaagccctgcccctccccaggggtCCTGCCCCACCTTGGTACCCCCTTCGGTGTGTTACTCACAGATGGGGTCTTGCTGAGCCGGGGCCTTCAACACCCCCAAGGGGATTGCGCTAAAAGATAGAAAATCTACCTGTAAATGTCATATCCCCCCACCCACAGGGAGATTCCCCAACACACCCAGAGAGCCCCCCATCCTGCCTCGCACTGAACCCCGGGGGCAGCAGttggggggggcatgcagggtcacatgacACCCACCCCCAGGTGGCTCTGTGACATGGTGCAGCCAGGCCCCCTCCCCGCtgagcagctgagctggggagctgcgctggacagggaggggcagaggcaggcgcagaggaacagctgggagctgcacggcggggggggggtcactgctTTCCGGAGGCGGGGGGGGCGTGGTGTGACTCCAGCTGTTCTGGGGTTGTGCCCCTCCACTGTCAGCAGGCCCAAGTCATCTCTGAGGGGTCCTGGCTTCCAATCCCGTCCCCccgcagagccagggagagaacccaggagtcctgtgacCAAGGCAGGTTGATCAGgagcgggaggggccggggttccTACCTCCTCGGTCTCGGTGCGGCTCCTTTTCCTGCAGAGGGACACAAACCAGAATCCCCCATGAGCCgatcccctggtcccagcaccgGCCACTCACCCCGCACAGGGCAGCAGAGATGAGGGTGCCAGGGAGGGGTCccctctgctgctggggctgagcctggatccctgctggggtgggacggaccagcagggggcagcacaacACCATAGTATGCTCCGGCGGGAGGGGCAGATTAACTCAAGGGGGGGGGCTTTTCCTGTCCCCAATCCTCCCTCGTTAGTGACTCATTATAACGAAATTGATCCATAGGTCAGCCCTCCAGGCACCTGAGAGGCACGGTGCCGGTGGCTcgttatacagggaccccttgcctggtgctgagatgcagctacctctggggtggggcatgggggctggTTATATGGGGACCCCTCAGCCAGCACTAAGAtgcagcccctctggggtgggacagctgTGTGTGTCCAGGGATTACtcacacagcgccccctgctgatccACAACCCCTGCTCCTGGGCTTTCCCGGCACAGTCCCCCATCCAAGCCGCGACCGCATCCCGCCCTGCTTAGCGGCAGGTTTAACCCTTCCCTCGCTGGGCAGAGCACTCACTGACTCGGGTTTTTCTGAAGCAGAAGAAGgccacaaggaggaggaggaggaggaggaggacagcggCTGCCGCGCTTGCCCCGGCAATGATGGGGCTGGTCAGACCTGAAAGTGCCGGCGATTTGGATCCACCTGGGAAATAGCAGCAGGCCGTGAGTGCCAGGAGCGGCTGGTCTgttcccccccacgccccctccTACCCCAGGTGGCACCCAAGGGGCTGGGACACCGCAGGGCAGAGGGATCCGAAAATTCTGTGGGGAGGATGTCGGGGGCCCCAGGGCATCAAGTGGGGTCAGAGCAAGCAAGGTTTGGGGGATTTGTAGCGctagggggccctgggctgcagggggcagggagctcagtagggggcgctctccccatcAGTAagggctggccccattgccccagcATGGCGCTAGTGGGTCctgtctgatccagcctggcCGTCATTTCTAAGGCATTTCACCCCCTTCCTCATGGCCACACCGACTCAGGCCAacaggcccatctagcccggtatcccgCCTCCCATACTGACTGCTCCTGGCTGCTTCGCAGGGAGCTCCAGGGCACCCCCCTCCATGGCCACTGATGGGCCCGGCTGCCCCCAGAGGAAGCCTCCGGCTGCCCCGTTAGTGGCAGGTTCGTGTTTGAGCAGGAGGCTTCGCTCCCCTCCCAAAACCATTGGCGGGGGGGAGTCACTGCCCCCGTGAACAGCCTCCGTCTATTGTGGCTCAATAGATTCCCATCCCCAGCCCGGTACCTGACCCCGCCCTGCCTGCATGGGTGGGAGCCGACGCCGCTCCAGGCTGGGTCAGGTGGGTTCCCCCTGCAGGAATAGAACCAGCGTCTGTCGGGGAGGGGCTGAAACACCGACTCAGAGATCGCCCCGTACCCTCCGCAACCAGTGGTGGATCAGCCACTGGGCCTATGGGGCCAGTGCCCAGAAGCCGCAGCCAAGTGGGGGGCCCCAGAGCCCTGGCCACCGGGCGAGCAGGACGGGAGAAGCCCCAgcagcctgaccctgctcctcTCAGAAGCACggggtggtggtggcaggggaAGCCTTAGCACCGGGACCTCCGTTGCAGCCCGGGGACGGGAGGAGCTCTCGCTGCCCGCCACTGCCTCGGGGCTGGGGGACTCTCACTCCCCGCTGCGCCCCTGGGCCGGGGTcgggggacagagcttctccagccTTAGGGCTGCAGTTGGGGTCAGGGGGTCAGAAAGTAGCAAATGGgttgtggggctgcagtggggggacgGAATGAGGCAGGACCGTGGGTGgaatgggggggagagagaaaggggtggggctgtgggcggggccACAGGCCGAGGAGGCGGGACAGGAGAGGGACGCAGGTGGAAGGGGTCGGGAGGGATCccccttgctctggcccagggccccaggaaacgtTAATTCATCTCTGCCCGTGACTCAGCATCAATCGTTACTGTCAGTCCCGGGGAGGGGGGTTTGTTGTTGGGGACGGTGCcggctgggcagcccctgggccctgaCTCCTCTCTGAGTCCCcagtgcaggggcagccaggggagcatcccctgggaaatgccccctgctctgcagctgcccctgggggcagggatcccccctcccttGGCACGAaatctccaggagctgctgctcccccttGGCTGGGGAAACCCCCAGTGACACTGTCCCCGCTCCCTGTCCAGGTGAGTCCTAGggctctgggcagagcctggctctgagcaTCCCATCTGGGTGCCGACCTTCTGAGGGTCCGGCTGGGAGCGGGGATGTGGAGCCGGGCCCCTCACCTGCTACCACCAGCTCCACGGAGTGGCTGGGGTCCGAGGAGACGAAGGGCTCTGATCGGGGCCGGTAGCTGCAGCTGTAGCTCCCTCCGTGCTGCCGGCCCACGGTGGGGATGTGGAACTCGGCCCCGTCCCCAGCAGGGTCCCTGTGTCCTGGCGGGTCCCGGTCTCCAGCCTTGTGCAGGAAGAACCTCACGTCCCGGCGCTGCCCCTCACACCGGATGGTGACGTCTGCCCCTGGGGTGGTGACCCCAGTGGGGCTCAGAGAGATGGAGGGTCTGGGTAAGCTGGGATCTGCACACAGGAGACAGGCTGTGAGAGCCAGACCCGGGCACCCACCCAGCCCCGGCCtccagctgcagaagagaagagcgaagggggatttgatagcagccttcaactccctgaaggggggctccaaagaggacggagctgggctgttctcagtgggggcaaatgacagaacaaggagcgatggtctcaggttgcagtgggggaggtttaggttggatattaggaaacaccatttcactaggagggtggtgaggcactggaatgggttccctagggaggtggtggaatctccttccttagaggtttctaaggcccCTCTTGACAAcaccccggctgggatgatttagttggtcctgctttgagcagggggttggactagaacctcctgaggcctcttccaaccctgatcttctatgattccccaGCCGGCCCCAGCGCAGGCAGATCCAGGGGCCCTCGGCAGAGATTCTCTCCCAGATCCCAGAGTCCCCCTGACCCAGAATCCTGGCCCTgcgagctgggctcccagccccacagacaCAGGGCCACGGCAGCTGAGTTGTTGGGGTCCTCATATGCTGTGTGTGACCCCTGCCTCGTTCACTGTGTCTGAGCcctaccccccactcccccagagaTACAGAGCGACTCACGGGCTGGTCCCTGGTGCCCGGCAGCACAGGGCCTGAGCCCCACACAGGAAGGGAGTCagccccctgggaggcagggaggtgTCATTATCTCCATTCtacgtggggaaactgaggcacagacagattcaCTTTCCTTAGTGCGCTCCCAGGGGCAGAGACCGTCTCTTCACTCTGTGTTTATGCAAcacctggcacaaaggggccctgatcatagcctggttagagcaggggaggggatggctgggggccaggactcctgggttctgtgcacaGTCCCACCACTGACTTGTAGGGGACTGTGTAAGTCTCTACTATCCACTGAGGTTTATAACCTTCAGCTCCACCCGTCACCCCCTAACTGATGTGTTGCCTGGGAAAGGacccccctgctctgcagctccccctgggggcaGCGGTCCCCCCTTCCTCAGCCCCAAATCTCCAACAGCTGCTTCTCCCCTGTGGCTGGGGAACCCCCCAGTAACTCGGTCCCTCCTTCCCGGCAGGTGTCCCCTCTGCTGGGCCAAGGGTCCGGCTGGGCCTAAGGCTCGGAGCGGAGACGCCGAGCCGGGCCCCGCACCGGCTACCACCGACTCCACGGGGTCGCTGGGCTCCGACCGGGTGTCGGGATCCGAGTCGGGGGGATAATAGCAGGTGTAGCTGCCTCCGTCTGCCCGGCTCACTCTAGGGATGGGGAAAGTTGACACCAGCCGAGTCCCCGCCCTGCACTGCTGCGTTCATGGCCCCTGCCTTGTACAGAACCAGCTCCAGACCCCGGCGCTGACCCCGACACCGGAGGGTCACGGCTCCCCACAGGGCGACCCCCCCGCTGGGGCTCAGGgagatggagggtttgggggagCTGAGCTCTGCAGTAGGAGAGGGATGGGGCGTGAGACAGACCCCGTCCCCAGCAGGGAGCATCAGCGATGGGGCAGAGACAGGGTCAGGGTCTCCCTTGGGATCCAGGGCCGAGatatcctccctcccctcaacCTTCACTGGTTGGGCTGGACGTCCCATCTGCTGGGCACCAGGGCTCGCTGAGACCCCctgggggcctggctggctgtggggctgggagccgagGTGCCGGGCTGGGCCCCTCACCTGCTACAATGATCTGCACAGGGTCGCTGGGCTCCGAGTAGGCAGCTGGTCCTGTTCTGTAGCTATAACGACAGGTGTAGCTGCCCCCGTGTTCCCGTCTGGCGCTGGGGATGGGAAATTCAGCCACATAACCAGCAGGGTCCGTGTACCTCAGATAGTTCCCGTCTCCATCCTTGTAGAGGAGGAACCTCATGCCCAGGCGCTGATGCCAACACTGGATGGTGACGTTTCCCCCCACAGGGATCACCCCACCGGGGCTGACGGAGATGGAGGCTTTGGGGAGGGACCCCTCTGGATTCACAAACAAACAGGCCGTGAGTGGGGGTGACACAAACCGCGTCCGTCTGGTGCAATCCTCTGCCCGTCTGTCGCTCCAGCCTttcaccccagccccgcctgtcCCTGCGGTGCAGGCCCGGCCCCGGGACTCACAGCcggggagagacacagcaggggGAAGGAGATTTCCAGTCTCTGGTTCCTTTAGTTCTCCAGGGTCAATTCAGCCCGGCCCCCGCTGCAGTCAGGGGTAACTCCGGATTGAGCCCGGGgggctgagatcagaacccagccctgcccccgtcgCACTCAGGCGGTGAATTGGGATCCACCCTGCGAGGTGTGACGGGGTAGGGAGTAGAGAATATTAACCTGGTGATGTTGCGTGGGAGTTTTACTCGTTGACTGTCGGCATTGACACTAGATGATGGTGGGATATCAGGGTGTGACTTCTCTGCGGGATGATACTTGGCGGCCAGCtcgtaacctgagcccaggagcgggttggggccaggtgacaccttctgccctggAAACTGGAccaaggctggaggaggggtCGGGGTGTGTGGCTGTGGGAGGCgactggagggagtttcagtttggagccgGCTGAGGGGGGAGGCCCAGAacctgggtctgggctccccacccccaaagaagGACcccactgaggggtcctgttttatGTACCTCCAAGCTCTGTTTgagaccgtgttcctgtcgtgtaataaaccttctgttttaccggctggctgagagtcacagtgaatcgcaggaagtgcggggtgcagggccctgactcccccacactccgcgACATGGGGCTCCTGGTCTAAATATGGGTCATTTGAGGaagctgctcccaggacaggcacccCAAGAAAACATGTTAACAAAATCCCCCAGTTGTTCCAACAGGTTCCCATCCCTGTGATGAGTAGGGCGAGGTCTCAGTCCCCACCTCTGGAGAACACGTCTGACAGGATCATCCCTTTGGGGGactggtgcccctcacccccacccacatCCCTCGTCCTTAATGTGGAAATTCCTCCAGCTTCCCCATTCCCCACAGATACTCACGTCCCAAcgccccgctccgcccagccagccagcagcctggagaggagaCAACTTGTTAGAGACCAGATCCCAGAGCAACTGGACCCTGGTCTCAGATCTGCCCCCGGTGCCCCATGGGCACACTCCCTAGTCTCAGATCCGCACCGTGGGCACACGCCCTGGCTGTGGCCGATACTCACCGAGGAGGACGGTGAGAGCAGACGCcatgatggggcagtggggggccccTCAGCACTGCCACCAACACCCCAGTGCCCAGCTCCACCCAGCCTGAGGCCCGAGTGCAAGCGGAATGAGGAACAGCGCcaagggctgcagccccaggaacCCCGTGATGTGCTCAGCCCCTTTCTTCCCCATCAGATGGTTTCTTTGCACTCTCCTCCGCAAATCTACCACGGTCAGAGCAAAACCAGCTCCCTGCCACGCCCAGCAaaccacatcccctcctgcagctgcctggccccaccccgccaTGATCTCCCAGCCCCACATGGGAGCTGCCCAGTCCGGGGACCAGCTTGGAGCGGGGCAATCTCAGGAGGCATCAAAAGGTGCCCATGTTGCCCTGACCTTTTCCAACAGGCCCATCTAGcctccctggagcagcagctcagagcagagGAAGGcttcccccatacacacacagtgcCCCCCACGGAGTGGCCCTCTCCCATGAAGCAAGGCagagattccttcctgacccacccTGGAGCATGAGGGTGGAGGGGCCTGGCCAAACTCCTTCTCAGGTCATGTCACTGCAGAATCTATTCTTCGCCCAGTGATGTGGCACAGAGATGGGACgggtggctgggaggggttgtggtTTCCGGTCCCCgtgagtgggggaggaaggaataaaTGTAGATCCTGAGTTGTTAAAGGAACAGCCAATAAATCCATGAAAGGGGAAGTCTGCCCAGAGCCAGCGCTCGCGTCCTGTTTCTGGTACTGCCAGTGAaactctgaatcatagaatatcagggttggaagggacctcaggaggtcatctagtccaaccccctgctcaaagcaggaccaatccccaactaaatcatcccagccagggctttgtcaagcctgacctgaaaaacttccaagaaaggagattccaccacctccctaggtaacgcattccagtgcttcaccaccctcctagtgaaaaagtttttcctaatatccaacctaaacctcccccactgcaacttgttctgtcatcttctaccactgagaatagtctagatccatcctctttggaaccccctttcaggtagttgaaagcagctatcaaatcccccctcattcttctcttccgcagactaaacaatcccagttccctcagcctctcctcataactcatgtgttccagtccccgaaccatttttgttgccctccgctggactctttccaatttctccacatccttcttgtagtgtggggcccaaaactcaACACAGTCCTCCAGGTGAGGcatcaccaatgtcgaatagaggggaacgatcacgtccctcaatctgctggcaatgcccctacgtatacatcccaaaatgccattggccttcttggcaacaagggcacactgttgactcatattcagcttctcgttcactgtaacccctaggtcttttctgcagaactgctgccaagccattcggtccctagtctgtagcggtgcatgggattcttccatcctaagtgcaggactctgcacttgtccttgttgaacctcatcagatttcttttggcccaatcctctaatttgtctagggccctctgtatcctatccctaccctccagcgtatctacctctcctcccagtttagtgtcatccgcgaacttggtGAGGGTGcactccacaccatcctccagatcatttatgaagatattgaacaaaaccggccccaggaccgatccttggggcactcctattgataccggctgccagctagacatggagccattgatcactacccattgagcccgacaatctagccaactttctatccaccttatagtccattcatccagcccatacttctttaacttgctggcaagaatactgtgggaaaccatgtcaaaagctttgctaaagtcaaggaacaacacgtccaccgctttcccctcatccacagagccagttatctagtCACAgactcccccgatcgccacgagttttcaaagataatggccaatggctctgcaatcacatccgccaactcctttagcactctcggatgcagcgcatccggccccatggacttgtgctcatccagcttttctaaatagtcccgaagcacttctttctccacagagggctggtcacctcctccccatgctgtgctgcccagggcagcagtctgggagctgaccttgtttgtgaagacagaggcaaaaaaagcattgagcacattagctttttccacatcctctgtcagtaagttgcctccctccttcagtaaggggcccacacgttccttgactttcttcttgttgctaacatacctgaagaaacccttctggttactcgtaacatctcttgctagctgcaactccaggtgtgatttggccttcctggtttcactcctgcatgcctgaggaATTTTTTTATAAACCTGATGCAGCTACCCTGTTATATACCACAGTtcggggaggggaatggggtctagtgattgggcgggaggggctgggagccaggactcctgggttctctccctggctctggttgGGGGGTGGGATCTGGTGCTTAGAGAAAAAGGACACAGATTCGAGCCAGCCCCCTAGCGgtgaaaggccccatgtcccttccCCAGCCAATCCCCGGGGCAGCGGGTCTGCACAGCTCAGGGCCTAGGGCAGAGCTCACAGGGGGTGGACAGCTAAGCAgagtttccctctcccccctcaggATGCTGCAAAAGGGACacaggggatgggagagagctgaCCAGCCCCccagaaaggggagggggcaagatcACGGGGACAGAGCTCAAGAGAAACTGGCCCCCCCGGCAGAtgctccagctctggctccccagctcattttcccttcaccccccccccccacattcagGCATTgggcccctcagcccccccattctgccccctggcCTGCGTCCCCTCCCCCATTATGTCCCCCCAGCCTGCAGTTCCCTCACGTCCACCCCATCATGGCCCCCGCCTTCCTAGTTCTGCCCTGTCCCCTATCCTTTCATCCCAGGTTGTGCCCCTCATGCCCCATGTCCTGTCCCCTgttctgccccccatccccctgacCTCCCCGTTGTAGGGAAGGGACACCTGGCTGCCCTCAGTTAACATGGccgccccctcaccccctgcagccctcacAGGGCAGCCATGCTGGCCCCTGGCTAAGATGGCCAATGCCTCAACCTGGGGGCAGGAACAATCCTGTcccccctgtgatgggttggatcacaggaAACCCCCGTGGGACTGCCAACTGATTTGCTGAGActtcttctgcccctgctttccctgccaatttgggactccagaacgctgcctggtttgagccagacacgctatcCTGTTACAAATcaagacccaggtctgaacaacatcccacaaaagctgcaggcttaactgaaaacagattaagaagtgttcctgtctccaacacgcagatgcccagttcccaatggggtccaaaccccaaataaatccattttaccctagataaatttatacagggtaaactgataaactgttcaccctctataacacagagagatatgcacagctgtttcctcccgccctcccccctcccccctcgggctcggtattaatacatactctgggttaataagtcaaaagtgattttattaaatacaaaaagtaggatttaagtggctccaagtaataacagacagaacaaagtgaatcacCAAGCAAAATAGAATAAAACATGCATGtttaaacctaatacagtaagaaagtgattacaggtgaaatctcaccctcagagatgttccaatgagcttcttttacagactaggctccttctagtctgggttcagcaatcactcacacccctcaGTTACTGTCCTTTCtaccagtttctttcaggtaacctttgggggtggggaggctaaCTCttcagccagctgaagacaaaatggaggggtctcccaggggcttaaatagactctcttgtgggtggagaccccctcctctctcctatgcagaatccagctgcaagatggagttttggagtcacgtgggcaagtcacatgtccatgcatgacttagtTTTTAccggcagcagccattgcccacatgctatcttgaatgtctctaggaagacttcttatgcagattggagtcttccaagatccattgtcagttaagtgtttcttgatcgGGCACTTAATTTGcccattcctttctcaagaagctgaccaaatgccttagtAAGGCTACTTCAactcaaacaagtacacagccaatattcataacttcgaatacaaaaatgacccctgcatacaaataggatgaatatattcagtaggccataacctttgcagagatacgttacatggcatatgtagcataaaacatattccagttatgtcatatatacattcataagcatagtTCCATAAAGAATTATGGGGTGTGTCATGGACTCCCAGGTCATGCCCACTCTCAGCCCCGTACGGCCCCTGGTGaaaacccccttcagtgtgacagcccttctcgggggtccactctctcttggGGATTAGGcccctccgcctcctggaaccgcacctctctgagccttagcacacctGTCTCTCGCCatgggacccctcagggagtccacttgctctggacccctggggcctccactcccagagggaataatgccccccTGTTCCCTAGCccggagcgactctcagccagcgtaacacagcagggtttattgagcatctgaacccagcacaggaaactctccgggcctcaggcctggcctccctcagcacagcacatcccagtctcccctgcatccaggtggactctgcctgctccctctgtccagccccgagcccccctgcttcccagctgggcatctgatctcACCGGCCCCAAGCCCCCACTCCCcgtccattgtcttctctccaggtaaacagggtcgcctgggccccctctcccctcttcgGTCCTCTGGCTGGAACCAGCTGGTCAGATCACTGGGGTCCTCTCTTCACAGCCCATTGTCCTTCCACTGGCCAGATGAGCTGTGACTCCCgagctgggcctcccggtcaccaggtcaccagtcgctgggaTCTCCATTCTCCAGGGCATTGGCCAGCGTCCCCAAGTTCCGTTGCGGGTCCCCTGTACCAataaactccctctcccatcacctcgtgAAACCAGTAACAccaagggaaactgagtcccacctactctgcatgcaaaccattggaaaAACCAAGGAAAAGCCAAGAAACgcccccacttcgtcacagtggggagcaggggttgCCCCTATTGGTAGGGGGTCGTCATGGCCCCAAGGGAGGGAGGTTATTACCCTAGATCTCCTCCTAGATCATGCCCCTTCCCTGAGAtccccccacagcttccaggcAGTGACCTGCAGGGCAGGAGTCATCGGGGGAGCTGGAGGTCTACCAGTGGTGGAGGGGCAGTGGGGTTGTCTCTCCATCCCCCCATCTCAATGAGCCCCTCCCCGAGGTGTCTGGGCCCCACTCACCTGGATTCACTGCCCCCGTCCCCCtgaaccagccccagcccctgggcacCACGAGCCTGTTTCCAGAGCTCGTTTGATGGTACCTGGCCCCTTGCTgcccggggggctgggagccggggccgCTCCAGGCTGGGTCGGGTTGGTTCCCCCTGTGGGAATAaaacaagcacctgtcaggggccaggggagggactgAAACAGCGACTCAGtgatctccccctctccccacctcaatTCATCATCGGTCGTCACTGTCATTCCCAGAGGCAGGGGGGAAGGATTTCCGTGGCTGGGGACAGTGCCGGCttggcagcccctgggccccaACTCTGCATCCCCAGAGTAGGGACAGCCCTGGGAAAGGCCCCCTGCTCTGAAGctctccctgggggcagggatcccccctccctcagcaccaaaactccagcagctgctgctgctccctagTTGGGGACCTCCACCCCAGTCCTAGTGAC is a genomic window containing:
- the LOC141976886 gene encoding immunoglobulin superfamily member 1-like — its product is MRLNQPVHYFIAASSLSQELCNCCCWLVGWSGVSGQLPAPGPSISASPSEVIALGGAVTIRCQCRCEARRLFLYKGGIEIWKLDTAGDIVEITIPSASFPLCKMGLVPVPPSVKHCEICGCEALGRSRVLSYQTQSGPARCRQPESGRFPAPARDAAAAGGCWKVRFLLYQDGNPNGLQDAEPAGDMAEFPISSVSRRDAGRYSCRYSTKPDLPVRSEPSDPVELVVAGGTNPTQPGAAPAPSPPGSKGPEGSLPKASISVSPGGVIPVGGNVTIQCWHQRLGMRFLLYKDGDGNYLRYTDPAGYVAEFPIPSARREHGGSYTCRYSYRTGPAAYSEPSDPVQIIVAELSSPKPSISLSPSGGVALWGAVTLRVSRADGGSYTCYYPPDSDPDTRSEPSDPVESVVADPSLPRPSISLSPTGVTTPGADVTIRCEGQRRDVRFFLHKAGDRDPPGHRDPAGDGAEFHIPTVGRQHGGSYSCSYRPRSEPFVSSDPSHSVELVVAALRLEKLCPPTPAQGRSGE